The genomic DNA TGGATGTAAGCAACTTTTTCTCGAAGTCATTGTAGGAAACGACCGAGCGATTCATTTTTATAATAAGTTGGGCTATGAAAAAGTGTACGATCTTTCTTATTATAATTTAAATGATTTGACTAAAATAATGAATAAAGATTGTAAGGATATTGAAGTAAAACAATTAGAATTTCCAACTTTTAAAGATGAAATTCAGAAATGGTTAAACTTCCATATAAATTGGCAAAATGATGTTGATTATATCGAAAAAACAAATAATGTATTTTATGGTGCATATGTCGATAATGACTTAAAAGGCTCTCTATGTGTAAATGAACAAGGTAAAATTAGTTTTATTTTCGTAGACAAAGTTTATAGAAATATTGGTGTTGGGATGAAATTATTAGAAGTAGCAAGAGAAGAATTAATTTTATCAAGTTTATCAATTGGGTTTCCTAACAATAATTTACTGGAGGGTTTTTTAAAGAAATGTGGATTTGAAAAGAATTCTTTAGCGCAATATGAAATGTATTTATTACTCTAAAAGCGGAAGGGATTTATTCTTTTCGCTTTTTATTTTTTCTGTTAAGTTGGTAAATGCTTCGCAACTATAATTTGTAATGAGAGGAATTTGTTTATCCTTAAGTTATCTTTTTAATTGTCAATTTCATGCTAATAATTTTCTTTGTATAATATTCTAATTTTATGTAGAATAGATACGATGGGAGGGGATGAAATGAATAATGGATTAAAGTTTAAGATTTTTGAATTGCATTGTCTTGTTCAAAAGACTTATTCTGATATTAAAATAGCGTGTGATATTGCTATTTATCAAGAAAACACTTCTAAATATTTAATTTCATTAGGATTTTTAAATAAATCATATATGACTTATATAGAAGCAAAAAGATTCTATCGCGAAAATGAAGAGCTTGTAAGTGTAGAATTTGATAATTTCTTTGATATGTATGATAAATTAGAAAACGAATTAAAACAAGTTATTTCAACTGAAGATAAAAATCCTTCATTGCTACATAGCAGACTTGATCAGTTTCAACAGAAAGTTGAAAATATAAATGACCTAATAAAAGTATTGCAAAATGCTCGTTAATGAATGCTTTTTTCTTTTTTGTATAGAAATTATGTATTAAAAACATTTTAGGGATATTACATATTAAAGAGGTGGCTTTTGTTGATTACAAAAGTCATCTTTTTATGTTAGGAATAGATTGTATACATTTTAGCAGTTTCATATAAATAATAGGAATTTATACGAGGGGAATATCATGGGAAATAAAAAAGAAATAGCTATAGTTGCATTAACAACAGGATTCGTTTTAACAAGTGTAACGCCATATGGATTAGGTCATGCAGAGGAAACTGGTCAAATGCAAGTAGAAATTCAAGAGGATTCGTTCCGTACAGGTGATCTTACACAACCATCAAAAAAGGCGCCAGAGAATGTAGTGAAAGATGCACTTAAGGAAAATACGGAGCATGCTTTGTCTCCAAAACAAGTTAGTGCAGAAACAGGAGTAGATTACAAGGTTCTTCAAAAACGTGGTTCTTATGATGGAACTACACTTGTGCGCATGCAACAAATATATGAAGGAAAAGAAGTATATGGTCACCAGTTGACTGCTCACGTAGATAAAAAAGGTATTATTAAAAGTATTTCAGGAGATAGCGCACAAAATTTAACACAAGAAGATTTAAAGAAACCTATTAATTTATCAAAAGAAGAAGCAAAACAATATATTTATAAAAAGTACGGAAACGATACTAAATTTATTTCTGAGCCAGAAGTTAAGGCAGTTATTTTTGTTGATGAAAATCATGGACAGGCTAGCAATGCATATCAAGTTACATTTGCTGCTACAACACCAAATTATGTATCTGGAACTTATTTAGTGAATGCTCATAATGGTGAAATGTTAAAAGATATGGTACAAGAATCAAGTTTGAAAATAAGTGAAGAGTATGTTCAATCCGTTAAGGAAAATAAAACTAGCAATTTTACATCATTAACTGGAACAGGAAAAGATGATTTAGGCGTAACTCGTACATTTGGTATTTCTAAACAGACCAGTGGGAATTATGCGCTTGCTGATTACACAAGAGGACAAGGAATTGAGACATATGATGTAAATTATAGAGATATTACAAATGAAGAAAGTTATTATCCTGGTATACTAGCAACTAGCGTTTCAACAACATTTAATGATCCAAAGGCGGTAAGCGCTCATTTCTTAGCAACAAAGGTATACGATTTTTATAAAGAAAAATATAAGCGTAATAGTTTTGATAATAAAGGAAATAAAGTAGTTTCAGTTGTACATGCATGGGATTCTGGAGGAACAAATGATCCTGAAAATTGGGAAAATGCATTTAGTACTAATATTAATAACATTAGTATGCTTTTATATGGAGATCCTATGGTAAAAGCGTTCGATATAGCCGGTCATGAATTTACACATGCAGTTACATCAAGTGAATCTAACCTTGAATTTTCAGGAGAATCTGGGGCAATTAATGAGGCATTATCGGATATTATGGGAACGGCTATAGAGAAATACATAAATAATGGGGAATTTAACTGGACAATAGGAGAACAAACTGGATCGATTTTTCGTAATATGAAAAATCCAACTGCAATTAATTTTTCAGATGGACTACCGTATCCTGATGATTATAGTAAATATAATGATTTAAATGGAGAGGATTATGGAGGCGTTCATTTTAACTCAAGTATTATTAATAAAGTTGCGTATTTAATTGCACAAGGTGGTACTCATAACGGTGTAAATGTAAATGGCATTGGTGAAGATAAAATGTTTGATATTTTCTATTATGCAAATACTGATGAATTAAACATGACTTCTAATTTTTCTGAATTGAAATTGGCATGCCTTAAAGTGGCAACTAATAAATATGGAACGAACTCAATTGAAGTTCAAGCAGTCCAAAATGCTTTTGATGCTGCAAAAATTATAGAAAAAGTGAAAGAAAACGAAAAAACAGCAGAAAACCAAGCTCCAGAGTTAACTGTACCGTTTACGATTACACTACGTGTAGGAGATACGTTTGATCCAATGAGAAATGTAAAAGCTGTTGATAAAGAAGATGGTGATTTAAAAAATAAAGTAAAGCATAAAGGCGATGTAAATACTTCAAAACCAGGTACATACATTGTGGAATACTTGGTTGTTGATTCTAAAGGCGGGAATGCAACGGCTATACAGACTGTAATTGTAGAGGGAAATGGAGAAATATCAGATTTAGAACCTAAATTAACAGTGCCTGTTGGAGCGATACTTCATGTAGGAGATTCATCTGTTCCAATGGCAGAAGTATTAGCTATCGATAAAGAAGACGGTGATCTCACTTCTAAAATTAAAGTCGATGGTGAAGTAGATACATCAAAAGCCGGTACTTACGTATTAACGTACACGGTTACAGATTCTAAAGGTCATGAAGTAACGGCGAAGCAAACTGTAACGGTCAAAGTTAGAGAAGAAATTAAAAATGAAAAACCAATACTAAAAGTACCTGCTACAACTTCGATTACTGAGGGTGATCAATTTGATCCGTTGATAGGAGTATCGGCTACTGACAAAGAAGACGGTGATCTTACTTCTAAAGTAGCGTATAAAGGAACTATAGATACAACTAAAGCTGGTATTTATGAAATAATATATAGTGTAAGAGATTCCGTGGGTAATGAGGTAAATACAATACAAAAAGTATTAGTGAAAGATAAAGAAACTAGCAAACCTAATGGTCTTGCTAATAAGACAAATAGCAA from Bacillus cereus G9842 includes the following:
- a CDS encoding GNAT family N-acetyltransferase translates to MIQYKRCSEVNIDLVYEAFKDGFSDYIIKMEVSKEGFIQRFFGPEGNLLEHSFLALDGDKSVGVILGGIKDYESIKTMRCGTLAVHPNYRGIGVSQKLFELHKEEAIQHGCKQLFLEVIVGNDRAIHFYNKLGYEKVYDLSYYNLNDLTKIMNKDCKDIEVKQLEFPTFKDEIQKWLNFHINWQNDVDYIEKTNNVFYGAYVDNDLKGSLCVNEQGKISFIFVDKVYRNIGVGMKLLEVAREELILSSLSIGFPNNNLLEGFLKKCGFEKNSLAQYEMYLLL
- a CDS encoding M4 family metallopeptidase, which encodes MGNKKEIAIVALTTGFVLTSVTPYGLGHAEETGQMQVEIQEDSFRTGDLTQPSKKAPENVVKDALKENTEHALSPKQVSAETGVDYKVLQKRGSYDGTTLVRMQQIYEGKEVYGHQLTAHVDKKGIIKSISGDSAQNLTQEDLKKPINLSKEEAKQYIYKKYGNDTKFISEPEVKAVIFVDENHGQASNAYQVTFAATTPNYVSGTYLVNAHNGEMLKDMVQESSLKISEEYVQSVKENKTSNFTSLTGTGKDDLGVTRTFGISKQTSGNYALADYTRGQGIETYDVNYRDITNEESYYPGILATSVSTTFNDPKAVSAHFLATKVYDFYKEKYKRNSFDNKGNKVVSVVHAWDSGGTNDPENWENAFSTNINNISMLLYGDPMVKAFDIAGHEFTHAVTSSESNLEFSGESGAINEALSDIMGTAIEKYINNGEFNWTIGEQTGSIFRNMKNPTAINFSDGLPYPDDYSKYNDLNGEDYGGVHFNSSIINKVAYLIAQGGTHNGVNVNGIGEDKMFDIFYYANTDELNMTSNFSELKLACLKVATNKYGTNSIEVQAVQNAFDAAKIIEKVKENEKTAENQAPELTVPFTITLRVGDTFDPMRNVKAVDKEDGDLKNKVKHKGDVNTSKPGTYIVEYLVVDSKGGNATAIQTVIVEGNGEISDLEPKLTVPVGAILHVGDSSVPMAEVLAIDKEDGDLTSKIKVDGEVDTSKAGTYVLTYTVTDSKGHEVTAKQTVTVKVREEIKNEKPILKVPATTSITEGDQFDPLIGVSATDKEDGDLTSKVAYKGTIDTTKAGIYEIIYSVRDSVGNEVNTIQKVLVKDKETSKPNGLANKTNSNSISNNSNTDKKEYTYKELPKTGVSTTNSAAIGILMIITGTVLTLIRKFRKIQK